Proteins encoded within one genomic window of Pseudorasbora parva isolate DD20220531a chromosome 3, ASM2467924v1, whole genome shotgun sequence:
- the LOC137072158 gene encoding uncharacterized protein has protein sequence MTYRHYNKFDLSLPWVQSSTQNSNIMASNSNADVSESGLYFDEGLEIILDEIFDEALLVGDVVQDIINVAGDAPSEIQGDVPDSSSSSVTEDVIAPQQVSAGPSNSSALPDDSAIPTTSTRGEKRLREVYGDRVYPHGTQRLRTSENNGQDYEDRGLELFTSSQLDAWNGAEFSDSAESSSDESDSGHAEIQPLFNERDLHRLSYDTLRRTNRNFERILDLVGRPLSYQETEEIVRASQSTIAANLQTIIDAQIQHQQTLDRAIEFWMNSHEQIIQENRGLRMELAGALHEVRDEQQLSVITLSLFSERLNIIQRVLTDLYDIIMRDRR, from the exons ATGACCTATAGACATTACAACAAATTCGATCTCAGTCTCCCGTGGGTGCAGTCGTCTACTCAAAACTCCAACATCATGGCATCAAATTCTAACGCAg ATGTGTCCGAATCTGGTCTATATTTTGATGAAGGCCTTGAAATAATTCTGGACGAAATAT TTGACGAAGCGTTGTTGGTCGGGGATGTCGTTCAAGATATTATTAATG TGGCTGGAGATGCTCCATCAGAGATACAAGGTGACGTACCAGATTCCAGCTCGAGCAGCGTCACTGAAGACGTCATCGCTCCACAGCAGGTGTCAGCGGGACCAAGCAATTCGTCCGCATTACCCGATGATAGTGCTATACCGACAACATCAACCCGTGGGGAAAAGCGACTCAGGGAAGTTTATGGCGATCGCGTGTACCCTCACGGTACACAGCGTTTAAGAACATCAGAAAATAACG gacaAGACTACGAAGATAGAGGACTGGAGTTATTTACGAGTTCCCAGCTGGACGCGTGGAACGGCGCTGAATTCTCAGACTCAGCCGAGTCAAGTTCTGATGAGAGCGATTCGGGCCACGCGGAAATACAGCCGCTGTTCAACGAAAGAGATCTACACAGGTTGTCTTATGACACCCTGCGTCGTACGAATCGTAATTTCGAACGTATATTAGATCTTGTGGGGAGACCCTTGTCGTATCAAGAGACCGAGGAGATCGTGCGTGCTTCTCAAAGCACCATCGCCGCTAATCTACAAACCATAATCGACGCTCAGATTCAACACCAACAAACGCTAGACCGGGCGATTGAATTCTGGATGAATAGCCACGAGCAGATTATTCAGGAAAATCGTGGACTACGCATGGAACTGGCCGGTGCATTACACGAAGTAAGAGACGAGCAACAGCTTTCAGTAAtaacactgtcattatttagcGAGAGATTAAACATTATTCAAAGAGTGTTGACTGATTTGTATGATATAATTATGAGGGATAGaagatga